One Populus nigra chromosome 16, ddPopNigr1.1, whole genome shotgun sequence genomic window, GGTGTGTTCGTTCATCCCTtccattttttcaatttctttttatgatttccgttataataatacatattatatgttttcttctcttctcagcCAAAATGTCTATGGCTAGTCGTATTCActtaaactctctctctctctctctcctgtgTAGCTCCCTCCACCAGTGGAAGGAAGGCTGGTCTCTGTGAAGGCGTGATAGAAATATTCTTACGCAGACTCATTTCCAACCACCTTTACTGTTGCGCCACTTGTTAGAGTTCCCGGCAATAGTATTTTTTTGCTGAAAATCTTGCATGAGAGAAAAATGGATGGAAAGTTGGAAATGTCCCTCGATAAGCTACCTCTCAAGCGCTTGGAATCCATCGAAGAAAATGGCTTCGAACGTTTTCCTACGTATGCTATTTCTTATCGCCTTCATACCTACCAGTTGTGTTTTCTTAGCTATCTGTATTGTGATTGTGTATGTAAATGAAAAGTAGTTAGGTCCGATTAACTCCATTGACCATAGTAAGAGCTGTTAAACTTGAGCGTCAATTAACAAGCATGGAGTTCGAAATCCTCTATGTTAAGGTTAACTCTGTTGTTCTCTTCATTTACTCCGTAGTCAATTAGGTTCCAGGAAGACATAGGGAACTAGTGAGAAATAGATTTTTATGGTTTAGTGATGATTAATGTTTCttcgattgttttttttccGGGGGTTACAGTGATATTGGATATGATGAGAAGCAAGTGTCGCTAATTCGACGAATAGATTTTGCTTGGGCGGTGGAGAAAGAAGACAAGGAgaagaaacagaagaaaaagCAGAAGAAGAGCTCCAGAGAGAGCTCATCTACAACAACACCATGGCCTTGGCAAAACATGGTGGAGAACTTGCACTTAGCTCATCAAGAACTCTCTGTCATTATTGATCTTATCAATACGGTGAGAGTCATCGTCATTTCATCTGCAATTCATTGTTCCTGTATCCTCTTTCTATTtactttgtgatttttgtaCAAAGTTCCTGAATTGCTGTTTATTAGCCATTCTCTTTTGATGAATATGCACTTCAAGGAAGATATTTCTGTCTGCATTATGAACCGTTAACTCAGTGTAACGTGACTTGTATAGTTCTGTGACTAAATATGAGCCTTTTGGATTGGCATTTTGTGCTAGTAGAATTTGGGTTGTTCAGGAAGTCTGGGAAAGCTAAGAAATTGATTGGACacaaattgtaaatttttttttactatgagtTAGGATAAAAAATGTTAACAACTCTACTGAAACTTTTATTTGGAGTACGTGTGGATGCTATTTTTCAGAAGAGTTGAAAATGTGCTGCTTGTTATCAACCTGTCATGTAGCATGAaagtttttgaatattttgcACTTTACTTATAAAAGCATAAAGAATTTTGATTATCTTCATTGcttggtttgtttttgtttgacatACTCTCTTCTCAAGCTTTTTGGAAAAGCATGATGATGCCTTACATGCGTGTATGAATTAGTTtgctctgtgttttttttttttttaaataatgtataGGTTGAAGCTAATGATGCTGTAACAGTAGCTGGGATGACCAGGCCAAAGCCATTACCCAATGAGATTCTGGCTGACCTTGCTGTATCAACAGCAACCAAGCTACAGTGCTACAGGGTatgtttttcctcttttcttttccttttccttttgggGCAGTATGGAAGGAAGATGGTACGCAGTAGCTTTATTGCACCTTCTTCTTCCAATTCCATGTGATTTACAAATCGGGCCTAGTGTTTTGTCTCTGGAGCTGCTAACAATGATGACTTGTTGTTTTGAATGATTTCTTTAAAGCTGTCTTTTATTTCCTGACATTCTGATTACATCTTTTAGTTGTTGACTTGTTCCATTTATTTCTTTGAAAGAATCTTGGTAAATATTTTAAGCAGTCTGCCAAAGCTTTGGAACAGCAAGTTGCCAGGGAAGCAAGATTTTATGGTGCTTTAATCAGGTGTGTTTGCTTTGTTAATCTCTAAATGTTTGAATTCATCACCCGGTTATAATTATTGTACTGGAAAGAAATGGTGGATGTATAAGAAGTTCCTTTTGCTTCTCTCCATGCAAACACTATATTCTTTGGCTGTGTTTGAGGAGTACCATGTGAGCTTATTAGATCTTTCTGTCTCTTTCTTCTGATATCGGATAGATTACAGCAGAACTGGAAAGTCAAACGGCAGCGTGTGGCAGCAATTGCTCCTGGAAATGAAGGCTTCATGATTGATCTTTTTGATAATTCATTATATGATTCAGTTGCAGTATTCCAGCCATCTTCTCTGTCCACAATTCGCATCGATCATGACTCAGACGGCATGCTAGCCATAAATTTACCTTCAAAATCCTGTCATTCtcttgtttttggttttctcaGTGGGCATTCTAATGTTCCAAAGAAATCCAATAAGACTAAAACCCATGGCTCACTCAAGAATCCATCTAAAAAACCTGAGAAAGAATCTTTAAGTGATAACGAATGTGTGAAGGATACACACTTACTGCTTCGTAAGGTTCATCGAACCATTTTTGATGAACAGGTAGCTTCTCTCTTTTTATCTTTCTGATGTTGCTTatccatttcaattttataaacctTCAGTTCTTATGGTTCCAGGTGTTTGATATGGTGAACCGTGGTGCAGTTAACCAATCATCTGGACTCAATGTTACTGGAATACAAGAAAATTATCTACAATTGTGCATAGGTCCTGGCATTTCTATATTTATATCCATTGTGCCATCTGATCAGGGTGATCAAGCAATTGATAGTGAAGGCCCGGAGAACTTAGAATCTGCAGTTGTACCTTTAGACTCGTTTGACGGAGTGAAGTTAGCTGAAGAAAAGCACAACAGTCTTACTAAAAAGCCTAGATTTCCTAACTGCATTACTTATGAAATATATCTCAAACAGATATTTCATGAGTATGTATTTGTAGAAGCAAAGGGTAGACCTTCTTTCACTGGTACTCGCATGCCTGGTCAACCAGCAAATGATGGATCTGGTCTTCTCAGTCATTTCTGTTTGTCTCTCTCTCATAGAATAATTTCGAACAAAGTTCTTATGGAGTTGGAAAACGTGGTATGTCCAGATTACTTGTTAGACATGGATTAATCCAAAGTTTTTTGGCAGTGATGCATTGTTGAACTTCTCCTTGGTTTCTATAGGTTTGCAGAGTGCCATATCTTCATTTGATATCTCACCCCACTTGGCATTCTCGGTCATCTGCATGGACAATCTTTATGAAGATTCCTCCATCCATTCTCCATGCAAGCTCTCA contains:
- the LOC133676108 gene encoding mediator of RNA polymerase II transcription subunit 17 gives rise to the protein MDGKLEMSLDKLPLKRLESIEENGFERFPTDIGYDEKQVSLIRRIDFAWAVEKEDKEKKQKKKQKKSSRESSSTTTPWPWQNMVENLHLAHQELSVIIDLINTVEANDAVTVAGMTRPKPLPNEILADLAVSTATKLQCYRNLGKYFKQSAKALEQQVAREARFYGALIRLQQNWKVKRQRVAAIAPGNEGFMIDLFDNSLYDSVAVFQPSSLSTIRIDHDSDGMLAINLPSKSCHSLVFGFLSGHSNVPKKSNKTKTHGSLKNPSKKPEKESLSDNECVKDTHLLLRKVHRTIFDEQVFDMVNRGAVNQSSGLNVTGIQENYLQLCIGPGISIFISIVPSDQGDQAIDSEGPENLESAVVPLDSFDGVKLAEEKHNSLTKKPRFPNCITYEIYLKQIFHEYVFVEAKGRPSFTGTRMPGQPANDGSGLLSHFCLSLSHRIISNKVLMELENVVCRVPYLHLISHPTWHSRSSAWTIFMKIPPSILHASSQTRTPDIQNMKNVVKSEFWTKVVVHDDCINIEAEGAPNVVGLFKDSSDDKCSTNKYDCNLDDLPVIILQQVASQVIRWLHEEALAVGIKANRDFLCLSFELEQGEILNLVAHVDPEDTQGCISWWLTMEDGFAEEKKLHMNIADGASEYRKFLGYLPLDVLYSTLMDLVSLCGGGSH